A region of Micromonospora chokoriensis DNA encodes the following proteins:
- a CDS encoding alpha/beta hydrolase, with amino-acid sequence MRVSHRRLLSVLAGGALAVGVAVAPAPRAADAATTPTYRPVIFVHGSAGSATQFQSQAKRLSSNGYPIDVIEAHEYDSPNIATILPEVYAGLDARITRLLATTGADRVDLLAHSLGTFVMQGYLNSSPARAARVAHYVNLDGRPAASVPGGVPTLAIWGEGDSARTVVGATNVHLPDQSHTQTVSSPESFGEIFRFLRGRAPHTTRIVPQLFGTARVSGRAVLFPSNAGVTDATVEVYPVSSLTGGRLSHRPTHRLTVGADGSFGPVPVLATARYEFAIVRSGAPTHHFYFQPFLRSDSFVRLATSVPGEGLGALVDTSDRHTALTIQRQKEWWGDQGDAGDHLWINGTDVLNAANAPRAKRTIAIFAFDDGSDGVSDLTTPLPEFFRQTFITGVDLFIPAAPAHLGLVRITVGQRGGGHDVINVPNWRSSAHRVSINIDDF; translated from the coding sequence ATGCGCGTGTCTCACCGGAGACTGCTCTCCGTACTGGCCGGGGGCGCCCTCGCGGTCGGCGTGGCCGTCGCTCCCGCCCCACGGGCCGCCGACGCCGCCACCACACCGACGTACCGCCCGGTGATCTTCGTGCACGGCAGCGCCGGGTCGGCGACGCAGTTCCAGTCCCAGGCCAAGCGTCTGTCCAGCAACGGCTACCCGATCGACGTCATCGAGGCCCACGAGTACGACTCACCGAACATCGCCACGATCCTGCCGGAGGTGTACGCGGGGCTCGACGCACGGATCACCCGCCTGCTGGCGACGACCGGCGCGGACCGGGTCGACCTGCTCGCGCACTCCCTCGGCACGTTCGTCATGCAGGGTTATCTGAACAGCTCACCGGCCCGCGCCGCCCGCGTCGCCCACTACGTCAACCTGGACGGACGCCCCGCCGCCTCCGTGCCCGGTGGCGTGCCCACCCTCGCCATCTGGGGTGAGGGCGACTCGGCCCGCACCGTCGTCGGCGCGACGAACGTGCACCTCCCCGACCAGTCCCACACGCAGACCGTGTCGTCGCCGGAGTCGTTCGGCGAGATCTTCCGGTTCCTCCGCGGTCGGGCGCCGCACACGACACGGATCGTGCCCCAGCTCTTCGGCACCGCCCGGGTCTCCGGTCGCGCGGTGCTGTTTCCGAGCAACGCCGGCGTCACCGACGCGACCGTCGAGGTCTACCCGGTCAGCTCCCTGACCGGCGGTCGGTTGTCCCACCGGCCCACGCACCGGTTGACGGTGGGTGCCGACGGTTCGTTCGGTCCCGTCCCGGTGCTCGCCACGGCCCGCTACGAGTTCGCGATCGTGCGCTCCGGCGCACCGACACACCACTTCTACTTCCAGCCGTTCCTTCGTTCGGACTCGTTCGTCCGCCTCGCGACGAGCGTGCCCGGGGAAGGGCTCGGCGCACTGGTGGACACCAGCGACCGGCACACGGCGCTGACGATCCAACGCCAGAAGGAATGGTGGGGCGACCAGGGCGACGCCGGCGACCACCTGTGGATCAACGGCACCGACGTCCTGAACGCGGCGAACGCGCCACGGGCCAAGCGGACGATCGCGATCTTCGCGTTCGACGACGGCAGCGACGGCGTGAGCGACCTGACCACTCCCCTGCCGGAGTTCTTCAGACAGACCTTCATCACCGGCGTGGACCTGTTCATCCCGGCGGCACCGGCGCACCTCGGCCTCGTGCGGATCACCGTGGGTCAACGCGGCGGCGGACACGACGTGATCAACGTGCCGAACTGGAGGTCGAGCGCCCACCGCGTGTCCATCAACATCGACGACTTCTGA
- a CDS encoding MFS transporter, producing MSRGRRVAALAALALGGVAIGLTEFVAMGLLPDIARGLLPQEYARSSSDAVARAGWMITAYALGVVVGAPLIAALSARLPRKKLVLGLLVLFAVGTLASAIAPTFDLVMVARFAAALPHGAYFGAAGLLAATLMGPGNEARGFAIVLSGLTVSNVVGVPLITRLGQAAGWRAAYLVIAGVFVLTLLAVLAVVPAVAAAVDGSPAAELRALRTSQVWLVAATGAIGFAGFFAVDTYIAPVTTDVAGLSAATVPWALVAVGLGMTVGNALGGWLADRDLQRSMIIGFVAMIVSITTFSLVASSPVGLFVGAFLVGATSLYLGPVLQARLITVAPGAQLMGAALNQSAMNIANSLGAALGSVAIAAGLGYLAPAWVGAVLAIVGLALGVVSFAVGRRERERTPATVAG from the coding sequence ATGAGCAGAGGACGACGGGTGGCGGCGCTTGCCGCGTTGGCGCTCGGTGGTGTGGCGATCGGTCTGACCGAGTTCGTGGCGATGGGCCTGCTGCCCGACATCGCGCGCGGTCTGCTTCCGCAGGAGTACGCCCGGTCGTCGTCCGACGCGGTCGCCCGAGCCGGCTGGATGATCACCGCGTACGCGCTCGGCGTGGTCGTCGGCGCGCCTCTGATCGCCGCGCTGAGCGCACGCCTGCCGCGCAAGAAGCTCGTGCTCGGGCTGCTCGTGCTCTTCGCCGTCGGCACCCTCGCCTCCGCTATCGCCCCCACCTTCGACCTGGTGATGGTGGCCCGGTTCGCGGCGGCGTTGCCGCACGGCGCGTACTTCGGCGCGGCGGGCCTGCTCGCGGCCACCCTGATGGGCCCCGGCAACGAGGCCCGCGGCTTCGCCATCGTGCTCAGCGGTCTGACCGTGAGCAACGTGGTCGGCGTACCCCTCATCACGCGCCTCGGGCAGGCGGCCGGCTGGCGCGCCGCGTACCTCGTCATCGCCGGTGTCTTCGTGCTCACCCTGCTGGCGGTCCTGGCGGTCGTCCCGGCGGTCGCCGCGGCGGTCGACGGCTCGCCGGCCGCCGAACTGCGGGCGCTGCGGACGTCGCAGGTCTGGTTGGTCGCCGCGACCGGCGCGATCGGCTTCGCCGGTTTCTTCGCGGTGGACACCTACATCGCACCGGTCACCACCGACGTGGCCGGACTCTCGGCCGCGACGGTGCCCTGGGCGTTGGTGGCGGTGGGTCTCGGCATGACCGTCGGCAATGCCCTGGGCGGCTGGTTGGCGGACCGGGACCTCCAGCGCAGCATGATCATCGGGTTCGTCGCGATGATCGTGAGCATCACGACGTTCAGCCTCGTCGCGTCGAGCCCGGTCGGCCTGTTCGTCGGCGCGTTCCTGGTCGGTGCGACCAGCCTCTACCTCGGGCCGGTCCTCCAGGCGCGTCTGATCACCGTCGCCCCCGGAGCACAGTTGATGGGCGCGGCGCTCAACCAGTCGGCCATGAACATCGCGAACAGCCTGGGCGCGGCCCTGGGCAGCGTCGCCATCGCCGCCGGCCTCGGCTACCTCGCGCCGGCCTGGGTCGGCGCTGTCCTGGCGATCGTCGGACTGGCCCTGGGGGTGGTCAGCTTCGCCGTCGGGCGACGCGAGCGCGAGCGAACCCCGGCCACCGTCGCGGGTTGA
- a CDS encoding ROK family transcriptional regulator has protein sequence MTRITADVTFLRGYNQARVMALGRTGRTFERSTVVEATGLTPQAVSKVIARLTGDGLIRPAGVRRAGIGKPAVVYELVPDSRYAIGAHVARRTLRLVLVDLAGAVRHSAVSPLPGDFTPEQLLDALASGVGAMTTSGDVGGRLTGVGIGMIGPLDHANGLVRGAHGLRHWHDVPLRELAEKHLDLPVHLDKDVTAGITAEAWRHGATFGDAALIMIESGIGGGFWLGGTAHRGAHTNAGEFGHTVVDLDGPRCVCGRHGCLEIVHHHAADAGDIARAARVVAVGVVNLLQTLDLAHVVLAGADLLRHPQTYLTAVTEAVRADARRADWLTTTVTLSGLGADAIAAGAAMQVLDQHFGVPELAPI, from the coding sequence ATGACTCGCATCACTGCCGACGTCACGTTCCTGCGCGGCTACAACCAGGCGCGGGTCATGGCGCTGGGGCGTACCGGGCGGACGTTCGAGCGGTCGACGGTGGTCGAGGCGACCGGGCTGACGCCGCAGGCGGTGTCCAAGGTCATCGCCCGTCTGACCGGCGACGGCCTGATCCGTCCCGCCGGTGTACGTCGTGCGGGCATCGGCAAGCCCGCCGTCGTCTACGAGCTCGTCCCCGACAGCCGGTACGCGATCGGCGCCCACGTGGCCCGGCGCACACTGCGGCTGGTCCTGGTCGACCTGGCCGGTGCCGTACGCCACTCGGCGGTCAGTCCGCTGCCGGGCGACTTCACCCCCGAGCAGCTTCTCGACGCCCTGGCGTCCGGTGTCGGTGCGATGACCACCAGCGGCGACGTGGGGGGCCGACTCACCGGCGTGGGCATCGGCATGATCGGCCCGTTGGACCACGCCAACGGCCTGGTCCGGGGTGCCCACGGCCTGCGGCACTGGCACGACGTACCGCTGCGAGAGCTTGCCGAGAAGCACCTCGACCTGCCCGTCCACCTCGACAAGGACGTCACCGCGGGGATCACGGCCGAGGCGTGGCGCCACGGCGCGACGTTCGGCGACGCGGCCCTGATCATGATCGAGTCAGGGATCGGCGGCGGATTCTGGCTGGGCGGCACCGCCCACCGGGGCGCGCACACCAACGCGGGCGAATTCGGCCACACGGTCGTCGACCTGGACGGACCCCGCTGTGTCTGCGGCCGCCACGGGTGCCTGGAAATCGTGCACCACCACGCCGCCGACGCCGGAGACATCGCCCGCGCCGCCCGCGTCGTGGCGGTGGGAGTGGTCAACCTGCTCCAGACCCTCGACCTGGCCCATGTCGTGCTGGCCGGCGCGGACCTCCTCCGGCATCCGCAGACCTATCTCACGGCGGTGACCGAGGCCGTACGGGCCGACGCGCGACGCGCGGACTGGCTCACCACGACGGTGACCCTGTCCGGCCTCGGCGCGGACGCCATCGCCGCGGGTGCCGCGATGCAGGTTCTCGACCAACACTTCGGTGTGCCGGAGTTGGCCCCGATCTGA
- a CDS encoding MerR family transcriptional regulator, with protein sequence MRIGELATTAGVSVRALRYYEEQGLLTAARSSGGQRHYGESAVERVHLIQTLYAAGLSSRTILDLLPCVDAKVNTPESRALLRAERARIDEQITQLRSARDRLDAVIAHSESPTSGCTHVEFAAAMVA encoded by the coding sequence ATGCGCATCGGCGAACTCGCCACGACGGCCGGGGTGTCGGTACGCGCCCTGCGCTACTACGAGGAGCAGGGCCTGCTGACCGCCGCACGCAGCAGTGGCGGGCAGCGTCACTACGGCGAGAGCGCCGTCGAGCGGGTGCACCTCATCCAGACGCTGTACGCGGCCGGCCTGTCCAGCCGCACCATCCTGGACCTGCTGCCCTGCGTCGACGCAAAGGTCAACACCCCGGAGTCCCGGGCGCTGCTGCGCGCCGAACGTGCCCGCATCGACGAGCAGATCACCCAACTCCGCAGCGCGCGGGACCGGCTCGACGCGGTCATCGCCCACAGCGAGAGCCCGACCAGTGGATGCACCCACGTGGAATTCGCCGCCGCGATGGTGGCGTAG
- a CDS encoding SDR family oxidoreductase yields MQINGSTALVTGANRGLGRHFARQLLERGAARVYATARNPEQIDIPGVEKLRLDITDPRSVEQAAAAAADVTFLVNNAGITTFTNLVNGDLGKIRSELDTHFWGTLSMVRAFAPVLGANGGGAILNVLSALSWFSSDGANAYGVAKAAEWSLTNGVRLELAGQGTLVSGLHLGAADTDMMAHYDGDKMDPADVVRVALDGVEAGRIEVLADEWSAYVKASLANDPSAFYAPAGR; encoded by the coding sequence ATGCAGATCAACGGTTCGACCGCACTGGTCACCGGGGCCAACCGGGGCCTCGGCCGGCACTTCGCCCGACAGTTGCTGGAGCGCGGCGCGGCCAGGGTGTACGCCACGGCACGCAACCCGGAGCAGATCGACATTCCCGGTGTCGAGAAGCTTCGGCTGGACATCACCGACCCACGCTCCGTCGAGCAGGCGGCGGCCGCCGCGGCCGACGTCACCTTCCTGGTCAACAACGCCGGCATCACCACCTTCACCAACCTGGTGAACGGGGACCTGGGCAAGATCCGATCCGAGCTCGACACGCACTTCTGGGGGACCCTGAGCATGGTCCGGGCGTTCGCACCGGTGCTCGGCGCGAACGGCGGTGGGGCGATCCTCAACGTCCTGTCGGCGTTGTCGTGGTTCTCCTCCGACGGGGCCAACGCCTACGGCGTGGCGAAGGCGGCCGAGTGGAGCCTGACCAACGGCGTCCGGCTGGAACTCGCCGGCCAGGGAACCCTGGTGAGCGGCCTGCACCTGGGGGCCGCCGACACCGACATGATGGCCCACTACGACGGCGACAAGATGGATCCCGCCGACGTCGTACGCGTCGCTCTGGACGGCGTCGAAGCCGGCCGGATCGAGGTCCTCGCCGACGAGTGGAGCGCGTACGTCAAGGCGTCCCTCGCCAACGATCCGAGCGCCTTCTACGCCCCGGCCGGGCGGTAG
- a CDS encoding Rv0361 family membrane protein has translation MTYEPMMVPQPKPNRTTRTVLIVVAVVLAVCCAVGACGGLWFYRSVKGAVEPARVAAAGFLDDVQAGNYPGAYGRLCGEVRDTMTLEEFSRVQSAQLTISSYEIVGVNVNNYNGRVTATVTVTAVQQTTGAQFTQGLALVKENDEWRVCQ, from the coding sequence ATGACGTACGAGCCGATGATGGTTCCTCAGCCGAAGCCCAACCGGACCACTCGTACCGTCCTGATCGTCGTGGCCGTGGTGCTCGCGGTGTGCTGCGCGGTGGGTGCCTGCGGCGGTCTCTGGTTCTACCGCAGCGTCAAGGGTGCCGTCGAGCCGGCCCGGGTGGCTGCGGCCGGCTTCCTCGACGACGTGCAGGCCGGCAACTACCCGGGCGCGTACGGGCGGCTGTGTGGCGAGGTACGCGACACCATGACGCTGGAGGAGTTCAGCCGGGTTCAGTCCGCCCAGCTGACGATCAGCAGCTACGAGATCGTCGGCGTGAACGTCAACAACTACAACGGGCGCGTCACCGCGACCGTGACCGTCACGGCGGTCCAGCAGACCACCGGCGCGCAGTTCACGCAGGGGTTGGCGCTGGTCAAGGAGAACGACGAGTGGCGCGTCTGCCAGTGA
- a CDS encoding L,D-transpeptidase, whose product MGLRRRMALVVVSVAATPLALAGCTTERKAPVRPAEREAPAPEVTLTPADRSRDVPVSAEVTAQVTGGKVVAVRIADDNGMLVRAERREDGSAWVPTVALRPRSTYTVEAVAVGDSGRTTTRTTTFTTMPTSTKPQVTSTLYVADGRTYGTAMPVTIGFDPPVARAARADVQRRLFVTTDPPQPGAWSWLDDGSQVYYRAPDFWRPGTTISVRAALEGLPIGENLTGDADRTATSRIGRQVALEVDNATKQMRVLRDGKVIRRIPVSLGKPSTPTSSGKMVIMEKHQRTTFDTRGEPNGGYVVDVADAQRLTWGGEFIHAAPWSVSDQGHRNVSHGCTNISPANADWLMTVTQIGDLVTFTGTEVRLQAGNGWTAWNTSWEQFVKGSALPVSAGPRPAPPATPRPGADGSPTSGPARSVG is encoded by the coding sequence ATGGGGTTGAGACGACGGATGGCGCTGGTGGTGGTGTCCGTCGCGGCCACGCCCCTGGCGCTCGCTGGATGCACCACCGAGCGAAAGGCCCCGGTGCGGCCCGCCGAACGGGAGGCGCCGGCGCCGGAGGTGACTCTGACGCCCGCCGACCGGTCCCGCGACGTGCCGGTCAGCGCCGAGGTCACCGCCCAGGTCACCGGCGGAAAGGTCGTCGCCGTCCGCATCGCCGACGACAACGGCATGCTGGTCAGGGCGGAACGACGGGAGGACGGCTCGGCCTGGGTGCCCACCGTTGCGTTGCGACCGCGGAGCACCTACACCGTCGAGGCGGTCGCCGTCGGCGACTCCGGCCGGACCACCACCCGTACGACGACCTTCACCACGATGCCGACGTCGACGAAACCGCAGGTGACCAGCACGCTGTACGTCGCCGACGGCCGGACGTACGGCACTGCCATGCCGGTGACCATCGGCTTCGATCCGCCCGTCGCCAGGGCGGCCCGCGCCGACGTGCAGCGTCGACTGTTCGTCACGACGGACCCGCCGCAGCCCGGGGCCTGGTCCTGGCTGGACGACGGCAGTCAGGTCTACTACCGCGCCCCCGACTTCTGGCGACCGGGCACCACGATCAGCGTCCGCGCCGCTCTGGAGGGTCTGCCGATCGGCGAGAACCTCACCGGGGACGCCGACCGCACCGCGACGTCCCGGATCGGGCGTCAGGTGGCCCTCGAGGTCGACAACGCCACCAAGCAGATGCGCGTGCTGCGCGACGGCAAGGTGATCCGCAGGATCCCGGTCAGCCTGGGCAAGCCGAGTACCCCGACGTCCAGCGGCAAGATGGTGATCATGGAGAAGCACCAGCGCACCACCTTCGACACCCGCGGCGAGCCGAACGGCGGCTACGTGGTGGACGTCGCGGACGCGCAACGCCTCACCTGGGGCGGTGAGTTCATCCACGCGGCTCCCTGGTCCGTGTCGGATCAGGGGCACCGCAACGTGTCGCACGGCTGCACGAACATCTCGCCGGCCAACGCCGACTGGCTGATGACGGTCACCCAGATCGGTGATCTGGTCACCTTCACCGGCACCGAGGTCCGGCTTCAGGCGGGCAACGGCTGGACGGCCTGGAACACCAGTTGGGAGCAGTTCGTCAAGGGCAGTGCACTGCCCGTATCCGCTGGTCCCCGGCCGGCGCCGCCCGCGACGCCGCGCCCGGGCGCGGACGGCTCACCGACGTCGGGACCGGCCCGCTCCGTCGGCTGA